A section of the Elizabethkingia anophelis R26 genome encodes:
- the pheT gene encoding phenylalanine--tRNA ligase subunit beta, with protein sequence MKISDKWLRTHLETDLSAEKLGIILTDLGLEVEGIDPYESVKGSLNGVVVGKVLTCEQHPNADKLKVTTVDINTGTPLHIVCGAPNVAAEQKVAVATIGTTIHLNNGDSFKIAKSKLRGEVSEGMLCAEDELGLGESHAGIMVLPEDYEIGKPLSDYIKVEQDEVYEIGLTPNRTDAMSHYGVARDLQAYLSLNKLKSTFNKLQAPVINGEGSHNFKLEVEDTVLTPRYLGAVIEDIKVEESPEWLKNRLKAIGLGPINNVVDITNYILHSYGQPLHAFDAAKINRSVVKVGVAPEGTKFKTLDGTERTLNGTEIMIKDGDNIPMCIAGVFGGENSGVSEGTTSVFLESAYFNPVAVRKAAKAHGLNTDASFRFERGVDPNITKDALLKAIEMIQEIAGGKLKGEILESFPKKVDYFPVILRYSKVDQILGIKIHRETIKEILKSLDILVLNEIKDGLEISVPPYRADVTREIDVIEEILRVYGYNKVSSQDKIAFTPVRLTLDDQDSLENFWARMLQSNGFNEVMNNSLTSLKEEKADAVTLLNPLSNELSTMRQSLLEGLLQNADYNIKRKNQDIKFFELGKIYFKKEKFEERKQLAILVSGNNNPENWMLSKSPTDFFILKGYVQLLLDKLGLNTTEKALEDVRFSDALEIVAEGKTIARIGIVSKALLKDADLSQSAYYAEIELEACQALRSTANFKFVDIPKFNKIRRDLALLVDKTVSYNDLLQASNGISANLKKIQLFDVYEGKNLPEGKKSYALSFELLNTEKTLEEAEIANIMNKLIKKYQKEFNAELRS encoded by the coding sequence ATGAAAATTTCTGATAAGTGGCTTAGAACTCACCTTGAAACAGATTTGTCAGCTGAAAAGCTTGGAATAATTCTTACAGATTTAGGTCTGGAAGTGGAAGGAATAGATCCTTATGAATCTGTGAAAGGAAGTCTTAATGGAGTAGTGGTTGGAAAAGTGCTTACTTGTGAGCAGCATCCTAATGCAGATAAACTGAAAGTAACTACTGTAGACATTAATACCGGAACACCTCTACATATCGTTTGTGGTGCACCGAATGTTGCTGCAGAACAAAAGGTAGCTGTTGCTACAATAGGTACTACAATTCATCTGAATAATGGAGATTCCTTTAAAATTGCTAAATCCAAACTTAGAGGAGAGGTATCTGAAGGAATGCTTTGCGCTGAAGACGAATTAGGTCTTGGAGAAAGCCATGCCGGAATTATGGTATTGCCGGAAGATTATGAAATTGGAAAACCTTTATCCGATTATATTAAGGTAGAGCAGGATGAGGTTTATGAAATCGGACTTACACCCAACAGAACAGATGCGATGTCGCATTATGGTGTTGCCAGAGACCTTCAGGCTTATTTATCTTTAAATAAATTAAAATCTACATTCAACAAGCTTCAGGCTCCTGTAATTAATGGAGAAGGAAGTCATAACTTTAAACTTGAAGTTGAAGATACAGTGTTAACACCTCGTTATTTAGGTGCTGTTATCGAAGATATTAAAGTTGAGGAATCTCCGGAGTGGTTAAAGAACCGTTTGAAAGCTATTGGCCTTGGACCAATTAATAATGTTGTAGATATTACCAACTATATTTTACATTCTTATGGGCAGCCTTTACATGCTTTTGATGCTGCAAAGATCAATAGAAGTGTTGTAAAGGTAGGAGTGGCTCCTGAAGGAACGAAATTCAAAACTCTGGATGGTACAGAGCGTACTTTAAATGGTACTGAAATTATGATTAAAGACGGAGATAATATACCAATGTGTATTGCCGGAGTCTTTGGTGGTGAAAATTCAGGAGTTTCAGAAGGAACAACTTCAGTGTTCTTAGAAAGTGCATATTTCAACCCTGTAGCAGTACGTAAAGCAGCGAAGGCACATGGTCTAAATACAGATGCTTCTTTCCGTTTCGAAAGAGGTGTAGATCCTAATATTACTAAAGATGCTTTATTAAAAGCAATAGAGATGATTCAGGAGATTGCAGGTGGAAAACTAAAAGGAGAAATCCTTGAATCTTTTCCTAAAAAAGTTGATTATTTTCCTGTTATCCTTAGGTATTCCAAAGTAGACCAGATTCTGGGGATTAAGATTCACAGAGAAACAATAAAAGAAATCCTGAAATCTCTTGATATATTAGTTCTGAATGAGATTAAAGACGGATTGGAAATTTCTGTTCCGCCATACAGAGCCGATGTAACCAGAGAAATTGATGTTATAGAAGAAATTCTTCGTGTTTACGGATATAACAAAGTAAGCTCTCAGGATAAAATAGCATTTACACCAGTTCGTTTAACTTTAGATGATCAGGATTCTCTGGAAAATTTCTGGGCAAGAATGTTACAGTCTAATGGCTTCAATGAAGTAATGAATAACTCTCTGACTTCTCTTAAAGAAGAGAAAGCAGATGCTGTTACCTTACTGAATCCTTTGAGTAATGAACTTAGCACAATGCGCCAGTCTTTATTAGAAGGATTATTACAGAATGCTGATTACAATATCAAGCGTAAGAATCAGGATATTAAATTCTTTGAGCTTGGGAAAATCTACTTCAAAAAAGAGAAATTTGAAGAGCGCAAGCAATTGGCAATTCTTGTTTCCGGTAATAATAATCCTGAAAACTGGATGCTGAGTAAGTCTCCAACCGACTTTTTCATCCTGAAAGGTTATGTTCAGTTATTACTGGATAAATTAGGACTAAATACGACTGAAAAAGCTTTAGAAGATGTACGCTTCTCAGATGCATTAGAAATTGTTGCTGAAGGAAAAACTATTGCCAGAATAGGTATTGTAAGCAAGGCTTTATTAAAAGATGCAGATCTTTCTCAATCTGCTTATTATGCAGAAATAGAATTAGAAGCTTGTCAGGCTTTAAGAAGCACGGCTAACTTTAAATTCGTAGATATTCCGAAGTTTAATAAGATAAGAAGGGATTTAGCGTTATTAGTAGATAAAACTGTTTCTTATAACGATTTGCTTCAGGCATCTAACGGTATTTCGGCTAATCTTAAAAAGATTCAGTTATTCGATGTTTACGAAGGTAAAAACCTTCCGGAAGGTAAAAAATCTTATGCCCTAAGCTTTGAATTATTAAATACCGAGAAGACATTAGAAGAAGCAGAGATTGCAAATATTATGAATAAGCTGATCAAGAAGTATCAGAAAGAATTTAATGCTGAACTGCGTTCATAA
- a CDS encoding META domain-containing protein, with the protein MKKLFYIASIGILAAVSSCTSTANLGNVSKIGSQQPTLSNTRWEVMDNLQTNAKPYISFDPEKGMSGNAGCNKIFSQDIIIQSKQGDFSIKQIGSTRMACPSMDMKIESNFIKILESADKYVVVKNTLELYKGNILLMKFQKAN; encoded by the coding sequence ATGAAAAAGCTTTTTTATATAGCCTCAATAGGGATTTTAGCTGCAGTGTCATCCTGTACTTCCACAGCTAATCTGGGAAATGTTTCTAAGATTGGATCACAACAGCCTACGCTGTCTAATACCCGTTGGGAGGTTATGGATAATCTTCAGACAAATGCAAAGCCGTATATAAGTTTTGATCCGGAAAAAGGAATGAGCGGAAATGCAGGTTGTAATAAGATCTTCAGTCAGGATATTATAATCCAGTCTAAACAAGGAGATTTCTCCATAAAACAAATCGGTTCTACCAGAATGGCTTGTCCTAGTATGGACATGAAGATAGAAAGTAATTTTATTAAGATACTGGAATCTGCCGATAAGTATGTTGTTGTAAAAAATACTCTGGAACTTTATAAAGGAAATATACTCCTAATGAAATTTCAGAAAGCAAACTAA
- a CDS encoding 3-hydroxybutyryl-CoA dehydrogenase produces MNKNIVVIGAGTMGNGIAHTFAQTGFKVNLVDVSQEALERGIKTITTNLDRIIAKGNLTEEEKANTLANISTFTALEDAVKDADLIVEAATENIDLKLKIFQQMDAAAPADCILATNTSSISITKIASVTSRPEKVIGMHFMNPVPIMKLVEIIKGYSTSKETFSAIYEMSKTLGKVPVEVNDYPGFVANRILMPMINEAIYSLYEGVAGVEEIDTVMKLGMAHPMGPLQLADFIGLDVCLSIMNVLYDGFKNPKYAPCPLLVNMVTAKKLGVKSGEGFYDYSESKKAEKISKQFAK; encoded by the coding sequence ATGAACAAGAATATTGTAGTAATTGGTGCGGGAACCATGGGTAACGGAATTGCTCATACTTTTGCCCAAACCGGATTTAAAGTAAATTTAGTAGATGTTTCACAGGAAGCGCTGGAGAGAGGTATTAAAACTATTACCACTAATCTGGACAGAATTATTGCTAAAGGAAATCTTACAGAAGAAGAGAAAGCCAATACACTAGCAAATATCTCTACTTTTACAGCTTTGGAAGATGCTGTTAAAGATGCCGATCTTATTGTAGAAGCTGCTACAGAAAATATAGACCTAAAGCTTAAAATATTCCAGCAAATGGATGCTGCTGCTCCGGCTGACTGTATTTTAGCAACCAATACATCCTCTATTTCCATTACTAAAATTGCTTCAGTAACGTCAAGACCGGAAAAAGTAATTGGTATGCACTTTATGAATCCGGTTCCTATTATGAAGCTTGTAGAAATCATCAAAGGCTACTCAACCTCCAAGGAAACTTTCAGTGCTATCTATGAAATGAGCAAAACGTTGGGTAAAGTTCCTGTAGAAGTAAATGATTATCCAGGTTTTGTTGCTAACAGAATATTAATGCCTATGATTAATGAAGCTATTTATTCACTATACGAAGGTGTTGCCGGAGTAGAAGAAATAGATACTGTAATGAAGCTTGGAATGGCTCATCCGATGGGACCATTACAATTGGCAGACTTTATCGGACTGGATGTATGCCTTTCTATTATGAATGTATTATACGATGGCTTCAAAAATCCTAAATATGCACCTTGCCCACTTTTAGTTAATATGGTAACAGCTAAAAAGTTAGGTGTGAAATCCGGAGAAGGCTTCTATGATTATAGTGAGAGCAAGAAGGCTGAAAAAATTTCCAAACAATTTGCAAAGTAA
- a CDS encoding extended-spectrum class A beta-lactamase CME-3 — protein sequence MKRISIIFLFFSLFVFSQHSKPELLEKINTITKGKKATVAVSVLGIENDFQFSNANGNLKMPMLSVFKFHIALAVLNQVDKGNLTLDQKILIKKSDLLENTWSPLREKYPDGNVELPLSEIITYTVAQSDNNGCDILLRLIGGTKTVQKLMDVNGIKNFQIKYNEEEMHKNDVKTLYANYTTTASMVKTLKAFYKGMFLSKRSTIFLMDIMTKTNTGMSKLPGLLPKVRMARKTGSSGKMKNGLTIAENDSGIVTLANGKHYAIAVFVKDSMESEEVNCGMIAQVSKIVWDALNKKNKP from the coding sequence ATGAAAAGAATTAGTATTATTTTTCTGTTTTTCTCCCTTTTTGTTTTTTCTCAACATTCAAAACCTGAACTACTAGAGAAAATAAACACAATTACAAAAGGTAAAAAAGCCACAGTAGCTGTTTCTGTTTTGGGGATAGAAAATGATTTTCAGTTTAGTAACGCCAATGGTAATTTGAAAATGCCGATGCTGAGTGTTTTTAAATTTCATATTGCATTGGCGGTTCTAAATCAGGTAGACAAAGGTAACCTTACCTTGGATCAGAAAATACTGATTAAAAAATCGGATCTATTAGAAAATACATGGTCACCACTTCGTGAGAAGTATCCGGATGGAAATGTAGAACTTCCTTTAAGCGAAATTATTACTTATACCGTAGCCCAAAGTGACAACAACGGATGCGACATACTATTAAGGCTAATTGGCGGGACTAAAACTGTTCAGAAATTAATGGATGTGAATGGTATAAAAAACTTTCAGATAAAATATAATGAGGAAGAAATGCATAAAAATGATGTAAAAACTCTTTATGCAAATTACACGACCACAGCATCTATGGTAAAAACTCTGAAAGCGTTCTATAAAGGAATGTTTTTATCAAAAAGATCCACAATTTTTCTAATGGATATTATGACTAAAACCAATACCGGAATGTCAAAGCTTCCGGGCTTGCTGCCAAAAGTTAGAATGGCCAGAAAAACAGGTTCTTCGGGTAAAATGAAAAACGGATTAACGATTGCTGAGAACGATTCAGGAATTGTAACTTTAGCAAATGGTAAACATTATGCAATTGCAGTATTTGTAAAGGACTCTATGGAAAGTGAGGAAGTCAATTGTGGAATGATTGCCCAGGTCTCGAAAATTGTCTGGGATGCTTTAAATAAAAAAAATAAACCCTAA
- a CDS encoding Gfo/Idh/MocA family protein: protein MLKAGLVGAGHLGKIHLRLLNQSEKYELVGFYDSDAENGKKLEQEFGYKYYNDLDQLLSEIQVLDIVTPTLFHYEYAKKAIEKGIHFFIEKPVTQTLEQAEELIRLCEEKNIKVQVGHVERYNPAYIATKNYLSNPQFIEIHRLAEFNPRGTDVSVVLDLMIHDLDILLSIVKSPVKHLHASGVSVVSKTPDITNARIEFENGCVANLTTSRISMKAMRKSRFFQKDAYISIDFLEKKAEVIRMQAAPETPSDFDMIIENAEGEKNQIVFEYPNIQPNNAILDELESFAQAIEENTPIEVSLNDGTEALKVALKIMELIK, encoded by the coding sequence ATGTTAAAAGCGGGATTAGTAGGTGCCGGCCACTTAGGAAAAATTCATTTGAGACTTCTGAATCAATCTGAAAAATATGAATTGGTAGGCTTTTACGACAGTGATGCTGAAAACGGAAAAAAATTAGAGCAGGAATTTGGTTATAAATACTACAACGATCTGGACCAACTGTTAAGTGAAATTCAGGTTCTGGATATTGTAACACCTACCCTCTTCCATTACGAATATGCAAAAAAAGCAATAGAAAAAGGAATTCATTTCTTCATTGAGAAACCTGTTACCCAAACTTTGGAACAGGCAGAAGAATTGATCCGTCTTTGTGAAGAAAAAAATATAAAAGTACAGGTAGGCCACGTGGAACGTTACAACCCAGCTTATATCGCTACGAAGAATTATCTGAGCAATCCCCAGTTTATAGAAATTCACCGTTTGGCCGAGTTTAATCCTCGTGGGACAGATGTATCTGTAGTATTGGATTTAATGATCCACGACCTGGATATACTGCTGAGTATTGTGAAGTCACCTGTAAAACACCTCCATGCAAGTGGTGTATCAGTTGTAAGTAAAACACCGGATATTACCAATGCCCGTATAGAATTTGAAAACGGTTGTGTCGCAAACCTTACCACCAGTCGTATTTCTATGAAGGCAATGCGTAAGAGCAGATTCTTCCAGAAAGATGCTTATATTTCTATAGATTTCCTAGAGAAAAAAGCAGAGGTTATCCGTATGCAGGCAGCTCCGGAAACTCCATCTGATTTTGATATGATTATTGAGAATGCTGAGGGTGAAAAGAACCAGATTGTATTTGAATATCCAAATATTCAGCCTAACAATGCTATTCTGGACGAACTGGAAAGCTTCGCTCAGGCTATAGAAGAAAATACGCCTATTGAAGTAAGCTTGAATGACGGAACTGAAGCATTGAAAGTAGCACTGAAAATAATGGAGTTGATTAAATAA
- a CDS encoding protein-L-isoaspartate(D-aspartate) O-methyltransferase produces MRDSFVHKGKRRHLVNYLMSKGISDQNVLQAMNKVPRHLFLESIFEDYAYEDRAFPIAADQTISHPSTVAEQTQLLRVKEQEKVLEIGTGSGYQTAVLIEMKAFVYTIERQKDLYDFSERKLREIGLRPKFQSFGDGFAGLPTFAPFDKILVTCGASVLPVELLKQLKVGGLMVIPLGERDEQILTRFRKVGETSFEKEEFGLYKFVPMLNNTNK; encoded by the coding sequence ATGAGAGACAGTTTTGTGCATAAGGGGAAAAGGAGACACCTGGTGAATTATTTGATGTCGAAAGGAATTTCAGATCAAAATGTTCTTCAGGCAATGAACAAAGTACCCCGTCATCTCTTTTTGGAAAGTATTTTTGAAGATTATGCTTATGAAGACAGGGCTTTCCCTATTGCTGCAGATCAGACTATATCTCATCCGTCGACTGTAGCAGAGCAGACACAGCTTTTAAGAGTAAAGGAACAGGAAAAAGTTTTGGAAATAGGCACAGGTAGTGGCTACCAAACTGCTGTTCTGATTGAAATGAAAGCCTTTGTCTATACTATAGAAAGACAAAAAGATCTTTACGATTTTTCAGAAAGAAAATTACGGGAAATAGGGCTTAGACCTAAGTTTCAAAGTTTTGGTGACGGCTTTGCCGGATTGCCAACTTTTGCGCCGTTTGATAAAATTCTGGTGACATGTGGTGCTTCAGTATTGCCTGTAGAGTTACTGAAACAGCTGAAGGTAGGCGGACTAATGGTGATCCCTTTAGGAGAAAGGGATGAACAAATTCTCACACGTTTCAGAAAAGTTGGAGAAACTTCTTTTGAAAAAGAAGAATTCGGGCTTTATAAGTTTGTTCCGATGCTGAACAATACGAATAAATAG